Genomic segment of Vibrio natriegens NBRC 15636 = ATCC 14048 = DSM 759:
TTCGTTACTGGCTTGCTGAAGGAGTTCACCGATGTGCATTAAATCGGTAAGTACTCGCTCACCATTTTCTCCTTGTGAGCTTGCGCCTTCTTCTAACAATCGTTCGGCAATATGGCGCTTGCTGATCACCGCGCGCAGCATGGGTAATACCCCACGTTGAACCCAAAGTTTGCGATATTCTTTGAACTCATTAACTGCATTTTCCCACACGATTTCATCGTTATTGAGTGCGTCCAAACTGGCGGCATCCAGCGCAAACAGTTCAGAGGCGAGACTCGCACGCAGCGCTCGGTCATTTTCCGGTGTCAGTACCGCTTGCAGAAGACGCTGCAGATCTTGAGCAACCGAGCTGGTAAACACGCTGTCTCGGTTAGACAGATATACGCTGGCAATGCCTTGATCTGCCAACGCCTGTTTAATCATTCGGCCTTCGCTACCAGTACGAACCAGTACTGCGATATCGCCAGCTTGAACGGCTTTCTTTTTTTCACCGTTCACCAGACACGCTTGCCCCAGCTGAGCCTGAGTCAAAATCGTTTGGATTTGGCTCGCGGTTGCCTCCGCCATTCGAGTTAAATATTCGCCTTTTGGCAGCGGTTTTTCTTCAGCGTTTTGCAACCAATAAGTCAGTGCTGGTTGCTTTTGACCACCCATAGTCCAAATGCGTTTTTCGGCATTTGGACTGTAGTTTACGGGTAAGAAAGGAATGTCCGAATCATAGATAAATGGGCTGTCTGGCAAGGCAAACACTTGGTTCACTGCCTGCACCATATCCGCACTTGAACGCCAGTTGGTTCCTAGCGTGTAGTGGGCACTTACTTGGTTACGAGCTTTAATATAAGTGAAAATGTCTGCGCCACGGAAACCATAAATCGCCTGTTTCGGGTCACCGATCATAAACAAACCACATTCTGGATTGTTCAGATAGATACGACTAAAAATACTGTATTGCAGCGGGTCGGTATCTTGGAATTCATCAATCATCGCGACCGGATACAAAGTGCGAATTCGCTCAGCCAGTAGCTCGCTTTCATCGGTATCGATAGAGGCAGAAAGTTGAGTCAGTAAGTCATCGAAAGAGAGCCACTGCTTCTGATTTTTCGCGCTGGCTAACATCACGCGACAGTGTTCAATCGCATGAGCCAACAGTGGCGCTTTTAAGCTAATAGGATTGGCAAGAAAAGCCTCAATCGCTTCAAAAACGTAGTGCTGCGGCGCACTACCTTTAGGTGTTTTTTCCGACAGGACGTTTTGCGCAAACTTCTCCAGCTTGTCAGGATAATCATAACCTGTGGTTTCTGTTGCTGCCCAAGCATTCACTGCCTCTAACCAGGTCGGCAGAGACTTTTTGGTGTAGCTACGTTTGTTGATGTCTGAATCCGAAATCAGCGCTAAAAAGTCATCCTGGCTACCTCGCCATTGTGCTTTCAGCTCATCGATTTTTTTCAGATTCTCAGTATGAACATCGGCCAAACTGCCTTTCATCGCAGGTACAGAAAGGCTTAACGGTGCGCCTGTTAAGTAATTGCTGATGTCAGACAACAGTGCAGATGGAGAACCCCACAACTGACGAATTTCCCCCGCTAAAGTGAATGGCAACGGGTAGAAGTTACGTCGCCAATAGTCAGCCACCACCTGAGCTTTAAGGTGGCTTTCGTCCGTCACGAACTCGTTATTAAATCGGCTGCCGGATTCAAAAGCATTTTGTGTCAGCATGCGCTGGCAAAAACCGTGAATGGTGTAGACCGCAGCCTCATCCATTTGACGCTCTGCCTGGAGAAGAATTTCCGCCGCTTGCTTGTGATCGTCGAACTCACTAAGCAAAGGCTGAATGACTGGATCGGAACTCTGTCCGCGAGCAAAAGCGATACGCGCATCATGGATTCTCGCCCTGATACGATCGCGCAACTCCGCTGTCGCCGCTTCGGTAAAGGTCACAACCAGAATTTGATCAACGGTAAGCGGGACGCGATGTTTGGTCTCTGCACTGCCGTGACCAAGCAAAAGGCGCAGGTATAAACCCGCAATAGTGAAGGTTTTGCCCGTACCCGCGGATGCCTCAATTAACCTCGCACCATGTAAAGGAAACGTCATCGCTTCTAGTGGTGTTGGCTGCGGTTGCCCAGTGGCTTCTAAATCATGGTTAGGTAGCTCTGCACCTGACATTTGATCCATAACGCTGAATCTCTCCGGATTATCAACTGATAGAAGTGTGATCTATCGTTAAAAATTCTATTTATATGTTTACCAAGTTGGATAATTTAGGGCTTTGTGGGATCTTTCTCACGGTTATCCATCTGTTGCACCGTTAGTATGCGCCTCACGAGATAAGCCAAGCCTTTAAGGCGGCAACACTCAAATGAATTAAGCAAAAGTATCATGGTCCCTCTGACCTTGTGGCCGTACAGCGAACGCCCTACAAAAAATAATGATTTTCTGGCGGCCACCCTACTCTCCCTTTACTCTATCCAACTGTCCTTGCTACGCTTTTATATCGTCCGCATCTTGAACCGCTAAACGCGCACCTTGTAGCACCAACGCCGTCAATAAGCGTACTTCTTTCGCCAAATCATCATTCCAAGCTGGCCAAATACGTGCAATATACGCATTGTTTCCTTCGCCTGAACTCATGTAGCCATCGTTGAATGTATCTGCCATTTTCTTCAAAGATTTTTCTTCGTCGTCAGCCCAGTGTCCACGACTAAATCCGGCTTCAACACATGCTAACGCCGTTTGCGGGAAATAAGGCAAAGGCTTAGTCATGCCTTCAAAGAACAGACGAACCAATTCCGTAAGTAATTGCTTGGCATACTGCGCGTCAGCAATTTCAGGGTAGATTAAATGAACCGCACCTTCTTTGCGGTCATAGCCAATAATATGGGTTTTTTTGGCATGGCCCGAGGCTGACATGGCAAGATGATCAATCCAAGCGGCCAGATAATCCTGTGAACGAACCCTACCGCTACGGTAGCGAATCAACCCGGATTGGTAACACTGAGTAAGCCAACCTGTCAGGCGAACTTTTTTCTCATCGCCTTCATTGCCTTCGAACAACGAGTCAAAGGTCAGGT
This window contains:
- the recB gene encoding exodeoxyribonuclease V subunit beta; protein product: MSGAELPNHDLEATGQPQPTPLEAMTFPLHGARLIEASAGTGKTFTIAGLYLRLLLGHGSAETKHRVPLTVDQILVVTFTEAATAELRDRIRARIHDARIAFARGQSSDPVIQPLLSEFDDHKQAAEILLQAERQMDEAAVYTIHGFCQRMLTQNAFESGSRFNNEFVTDESHLKAQVVADYWRRNFYPLPFTLAGEIRQLWGSPSALLSDISNYLTGAPLSLSVPAMKGSLADVHTENLKKIDELKAQWRGSQDDFLALISDSDINKRSYTKKSLPTWLEAVNAWAATETTGYDYPDKLEKFAQNVLSEKTPKGSAPQHYVFEAIEAFLANPISLKAPLLAHAIEHCRVMLASAKNQKQWLSFDDLLTQLSASIDTDESELLAERIRTLYPVAMIDEFQDTDPLQYSIFSRIYLNNPECGLFMIGDPKQAIYGFRGADIFTYIKARNQVSAHYTLGTNWRSSADMVQAVNQVFALPDSPFIYDSDIPFLPVNYSPNAEKRIWTMGGQKQPALTYWLQNAEEKPLPKGEYLTRMAEATASQIQTILTQAQLGQACLVNGEKKKAVQAGDIAVLVRTGSEGRMIKQALADQGIASVYLSNRDSVFTSSVAQDLQRLLQAVLTPENDRALRASLASELFALDAASLDALNNDEIVWENAVNEFKEYRKLWVQRGVLPMLRAVISKRHIAERLLEEGASSQGENGERVLTDLMHIGELLQQASNELDSDHGLLRWLAQSISDAENGLGGSDDQIQRLESERNLVQIVTIHKSKGLEYDLVFLPFVFSYREASEAKYYDAATDRTVLDITGNDASMMQADKERLAEDLRLIYVALTRAVYACFIGASPLRNGRSTKEPTGVHRSAIGYLVQNGQEGGINDLYQGLKQQQDKLDCVALGEPPQQLEEMYVAPQEEVCDLTAKELQNPIDRNWRITSYSGLVKQGSHQTEHDATIEITGFDIDSSDEQDEEDLVEPERSIFTFPRGARPGTFLHSLFEEIEFTQPATTEENTQIILGLMESEQLDEEWLPILQQLIDTVLATPLDGKSLLLNQKAPSQRLVEMEFLLPIEVLSAPALNRVIQRHDPLSAKAGDLGFQTVQGMLKGFIDLVFEHQGKYYVLDWKSNHLGDDVTHYHGEALKSAMADHRYDLQYQIYALALHRFLRSRLANYQYDQHFGGVYYLFLRGMDGQSDHGIFSAKPTLEFLQEMDRLIDGQTLETRSTQAGQMELL